Proteins from one Sphingomonas sp. HF-S4 genomic window:
- a CDS encoding prolyl oligopeptidase family serine peptidase: MRRALLVLPLLFASPALAQTRSETPVTKPAYPETRRVDVVEEQFGVKVADPYRWLENDVRNDKEVAGWVAAQNQVTDAYLATLPGRALFAERIKALFNYERFGAPQKKGGRYFYAHNEGLQNQAVLWVRDTLEGKGRVLIDPNGWSKDGATALAEWLPSEDGTKLAYSIQDGGTDWRTIKVIDTATGKETGDEVSWAKYTMGLSWAKDGSGFFYSRYPEPPAESKFQALSDNHKVFFHKLGTPQTQDRLVYATPDNPKLSHYAGITDDGRYLVIGTSEGTDNKNLVHIVDLTDPKWESKTIIGKLENDWSAIGNKGSVFYFSTNAGAPRDRIVSIDIADPRLTPKEIVGEQQETLAGASIVGERLILNYMVDAKTEVRRYTLDGKADGKVALPGIGTASGFGGEIDDPETFFAFTSFNYPTTIFRYDVATGKATPWAQPKVAFDPSQYKVEQRFYASKDGTKVPMFVVRKATTTGPAPTLLWGYGGFNVPYTPAFSAARVAWMEQGGVFVLANIRGGGEYGKAWHDGGRLANKQNVFDDFIGAGEYLIREGITGKDQLAIQGGSNGGLLVGAVVNQRPDLFAAALPAVGVMDMLRFDRWTAGRYWVDDYGYPSKEADFKRLYAYSPYHNVKGGKPYPAILVTTADTDDRVVPGHSFKYTAALQAADIGDKPHLARIETRAGHGSGKPTDKIIEEAADLYAFAAKWTGLEVKAR; the protein is encoded by the coding sequence ATGCGCCGCGCACTCCTTGTCCTGCCGCTTCTCTTCGCCAGCCCCGCTCTCGCCCAGACCCGTTCGGAGACCCCTGTGACCAAGCCCGCTTATCCCGAGACCCGCCGCGTCGATGTCGTCGAGGAGCAGTTCGGCGTGAAGGTGGCGGATCCGTATCGCTGGCTCGAGAACGACGTCCGCAACGACAAGGAAGTCGCGGGCTGGGTCGCCGCGCAGAACCAGGTGACCGACGCCTATCTGGCGACGCTGCCCGGCCGTGCCTTGTTCGCCGAGCGGATCAAGGCGCTGTTCAACTACGAGCGCTTCGGCGCGCCGCAGAAGAAGGGCGGGCGCTATTTCTACGCGCATAACGAAGGGCTGCAGAACCAGGCGGTGCTGTGGGTGCGCGATACGCTCGAGGGCAAGGGCCGCGTGCTGATCGATCCCAATGGCTGGTCGAAGGACGGCGCGACCGCGCTGGCCGAATGGCTGCCCTCGGAGGACGGCACCAAGCTGGCGTATTCGATCCAGGACGGCGGGACCGACTGGCGGACGATCAAGGTGATCGACACCGCGACCGGCAAGGAGACCGGCGACGAAGTCAGCTGGGCCAAGTACACGATGGGGCTGAGCTGGGCCAAGGACGGCAGCGGTTTCTTCTATTCGCGCTATCCCGAGCCGCCCGCCGAGTCCAAGTTCCAGGCGCTGAGCGACAATCACAAGGTGTTCTTCCACAAGCTCGGCACCCCGCAGACCCAGGACCGCCTGGTCTATGCGACGCCCGACAACCCCAAGCTCAGCCATTATGCCGGGATCACCGACGACGGCCGCTATCTCGTCATCGGCACCAGCGAGGGGACCGACAACAAGAACCTCGTCCACATCGTCGACCTGACCGACCCCAAATGGGAGTCGAAGACGATCATCGGCAAGCTCGAGAACGACTGGTCGGCGATCGGCAACAAGGGCAGCGTGTTCTACTTCTCGACCAATGCCGGCGCGCCGCGCGACCGGATCGTCTCGATCGATATCGCCGACCCCAGGCTGACGCCGAAGGAGATCGTCGGCGAGCAGCAGGAGACGCTGGCGGGCGCCTCGATCGTCGGCGAGCGGCTGATCCTCAACTATATGGTCGACGCCAAGACCGAGGTGCGCCGCTACACGCTGGACGGCAAGGCCGACGGCAAGGTGGCGCTGCCCGGGATCGGCACCGCGAGCGGCTTCGGCGGCGAGATCGACGATCCCGAGACCTTCTTCGCCTTCACCAGCTTCAACTATCCGACGACGATCTTCCGATATGACGTGGCGACCGGCAAGGCGACGCCCTGGGCGCAGCCCAAGGTCGCCTTCGATCCCAGCCAGTACAAGGTCGAGCAGCGCTTCTACGCCTCTAAGGACGGTACCAAGGTGCCGATGTTCGTGGTGCGCAAGGCGACCACCACTGGCCCGGCGCCGACCCTGCTGTGGGGCTATGGCGGGTTCAACGTGCCCTATACGCCGGCCTTCTCGGCGGCGCGGGTGGCGTGGATGGAGCAGGGCGGGGTGTTCGTCCTCGCCAACATCCGCGGCGGCGGCGAATATGGCAAGGCGTGGCACGATGGCGGGCGGCTGGCGAACAAGCAGAACGTGTTCGACGACTTCATCGGCGCGGGCGAGTATCTGATCAGGGAAGGCATCACCGGCAAGGACCAGCTCGCGATCCAGGGCGGATCGAATGGCGGGCTGCTGGTCGGCGCGGTGGTCAACCAGCGTCCCGACCTGTTCGCCGCGGCGCTGCCCGCGGTGGGCGTGATGGACATGCTGCGCTTCGACCGCTGGACCGCGGGGCGCTATTGGGTCGACGATTACGGCTATCCCTCGAAGGAAGCCGACTTCAAGCGGCTCTACGCCTATTCGCCGTATCACAATGTGAAGGGCGGCAAGCCGTATCCGGCGATCCTAGTGACTACCGCCGACACCGACGACCGCGTCGTGCCCGGTCACAGCTTCAAATATACCGCGGCGCTTCAGGCGGCCGACATCGGCGACAAGCCGCACCTCGCCCGGATCGAGACGCGCGCCGGGCACGGATCGGGCAAGCCGACCGACAAGATCATCGAGGAAGCCGCGGACCTCTATGCGTTCGCGGCGAAGTGGACCGGGCTGGAAGTGAAGGCGCGGTAA
- the rplQ gene encoding 50S ribosomal protein L17, with product MRHRVGGRKLQRTSAHRIALFRNMSAALIKHEQITTTLAKAKELRPYIEKLITLAKKGGLSNRRLAHARLLDDAQLVKLFDVLAARYADRNGGYTRVIKAGIRASDASPMAIIEFVDRDVSAKGQDSGPVYSDEDFEDAA from the coding sequence ATGCGCCATCGCGTAGGCGGCCGTAAGCTGCAGCGGACCTCGGCCCACCGCATCGCCCTGTTCCGCAACATGAGCGCCGCGCTGATCAAGCACGAGCAGATCACCACGACGCTCGCCAAGGCGAAGGAGCTTCGCCCGTACATCGAGAAGCTGATCACGCTCGCCAAGAAGGGCGGTCTTTCGAACCGCCGCCTGGCGCATGCGCGCCTTCTCGACGACGCGCAGCTGGTCAAGCTGTTCGACGTGCTCGCGGCGCGCTATGCCGACCGCAACGGGGGCTATACCCGCGTGATCAAGGCCGGCATCCGCGCCTCGGACGCGTCGCCGATGGCGATCATCGAGTTCGTCGATCGCGACGTTTCGGCCAAGGGCCAGGATTCGGGCCCGGTCTATAGCGACGAGGACTTCGAAGACGCCGCCTGA
- a CDS encoding DNA-packaging protein — protein MGIVLPRLGGLDGAERATLLAALSAEELGALEGDWGEWAHDGQRAPDGDWRTWVLMAGRGFGKTRAGSQWVDALVRAHGAVRVALVAATIDEARRVMVEGPSGLLAVAAHPSERPVFEPSRHRLVYPNGAEAVLFSGANPDALRGPEHHYAWCDELAKWRHPQESWDMLQLGLRAGTAPRLLVTTTPRGGLAALAAIVGAADTVVTGGASGANPHLSAAWLDAMVAAYGGTRRGREEIEGVLEADAEGALWPGALIEACRGAPPARAALVRVVVGVDPPASVSGTCGIVVCGVDDAGMGYVLADWSQGGLSPEGWARRVAAAAEAHDADRVVVETNQGGEMVRTVLRGASVALPLRTVTATRGKAARAEPVAALFESGRVRLAGRFDALEAELRGLCVAGGYQGPGRSPDRADAMVWALWALMLPRQAEPRVWAT, from the coding sequence ATGGGCATCGTGTTGCCGCGGCTGGGCGGGCTGGACGGGGCGGAGCGGGCGACGCTGCTGGCGGCGCTGAGCGCAGAGGAGTTGGGGGCGCTCGAGGGCGACTGGGGTGAATGGGCACATGACGGGCAGCGCGCGCCCGACGGGGACTGGCGGACCTGGGTGCTGATGGCCGGGCGCGGCTTCGGCAAGACGCGGGCGGGGTCGCAATGGGTGGACGCTTTGGTGCGCGCGCACGGGGCGGTGCGCGTGGCGCTGGTCGCCGCGACGATCGACGAGGCGCGGCGGGTGATGGTCGAAGGGCCCTCGGGGCTGCTCGCCGTGGCGGCGCACCCGAGCGAGCGGCCGGTGTTCGAGCCGAGCCGGCACCGGCTGGTCTATCCGAACGGGGCCGAGGCAGTGCTGTTCTCGGGCGCCAACCCCGATGCGCTGCGCGGGCCCGAGCATCATTATGCCTGGTGCGACGAACTCGCCAAGTGGCGGCATCCCCAGGAGAGCTGGGACATGCTCCAGCTCGGGCTGCGCGCGGGGACGGCGCCGCGCCTGCTGGTGACGACGACGCCGCGCGGCGGGCTCGCGGCGCTGGCTGCGATCGTGGGCGCCGCGGATACGGTGGTGACCGGCGGTGCTTCGGGGGCGAACCCGCACCTGTCGGCGGCGTGGCTCGACGCGATGGTGGCCGCGTATGGCGGCACGCGGCGTGGGCGCGAGGAGATCGAGGGCGTGCTCGAGGCCGATGCCGAGGGCGCGCTGTGGCCGGGGGCGCTGATCGAGGCGTGCCGCGGGGCGCCGCCGGCGCGCGCGGCGCTGGTGCGCGTGGTAGTCGGCGTCGATCCGCCGGCGAGCGTGAGCGGCACATGCGGGATCGTCGTGTGCGGCGTGGACGATGCGGGCATGGGGTATGTGCTGGCCGACTGGTCGCAAGGCGGGCTGTCGCCCGAGGGCTGGGCGCGGCGGGTGGCGGCGGCGGCCGAGGCGCATGATGCGGACCGAGTGGTGGTCGAGACCAACCAGGGCGGCGAGATGGTGCGCACCGTGCTGCGCGGGGCGAGCGTGGCGCTGCCGCTGCGCACGGTGACGGCGACGCGGGGCAAGGCGGCGCGCGCCGAGCCGGTGGCGGCGCTGTTCGAGAGCGGACGGGTGCGGCTCGCGGGGCGGTTCGACGCGCTCGAGGCGGAATTGCGCGGGCTGTGCGTGGCGGGGGGCTATCAGGGGCCGGGACGCTCGCCCGACCGCGCCGACGCGATGGTGTGGGCGCTGTGGGCGCTGATGCTGCCCCGCCAGGCCGAGCCGCGGGTGTGGGCGACTTGA
- a CDS encoding response regulator, which translates to MSLRILVIDDDEAIRLSVEVLLRAKGYEVFLGADGADGFAKFVESQPHVVISDMIMPGHASIETIGKIRAMKPDVAIIAMSGSIKGGPDSYLERAIAAGADHYLDKPFEAAQLMSLLHDIEKSGRGP; encoded by the coding sequence GTGTCCCTGCGCATCCTGGTTATCGACGACGACGAGGCAATCCGGCTGTCCGTTGAAGTTCTGCTGCGAGCAAAGGGGTATGAGGTATTTCTCGGGGCGGACGGGGCGGACGGGTTTGCCAAGTTCGTCGAGAGCCAGCCGCATGTGGTGATCAGCGACATGATCATGCCTGGGCATGCGAGCATCGAGACGATCGGCAAGATTCGCGCGATGAAACCGGACGTCGCGATCATAGCAATGTCCGGGAGCATCAAGGGTGGCCCCGACAGCTATCTCGAGCGCGCGATCGCTGCTGGCGCCGATCACTATCTCGACAAGCCTTTCGAGGCTGCGCAGCTCATGTCGCTGCTGCACGACATCGAAAAAAGCGGCCGGGGCCCATAG
- a CDS encoding ATP-binding protein: MERLEQLESADLQTRRVLLRRICIFAAAASSLISTAIFCGWLSFSMPLARAVPLAFEMRPNAALGFAALGLALLALQRDRMRLGFACALFATFVGGATILEYFGAPFSIDSLAVRDWSGTHSPYPGRVAPNTATVLTLLGVALAILTRSKDRHTHVLVAQFVPLAALALVFEAVAGHLGQSSFAASWWAPQAMSFPSIVCALCVGTGLIAYSWQFETAKISRVPLWVPPIYCFLVALVDVYTPLEVNAGILYIPLVLFAWWFERAQTAILLAGFASILILLGLFSSPRGHIPLEIVLVNRGLAIGSVWVVAALVYAQHRVRKRLRQSEHHFAVAQQIADVGSFELHFADRRLRTSDAFAAMHGLAPQTPANWDDFLRTAVPPDERPAIEEMLATAQQGTRSRDLDYSFVRPDGTVRNALMHCDLLYDAAGQPAGIIGVVHDVTEVKRARVRAADLEGQLRHAQKLEALGTLAGSIAHDMNNTLVPITTLAPLLMETAEPSDRHVLEIMLKAARRAKELVREMLVFSRKDESEPERFCLDQLVAEALVILRAGVPTNIAIVEDMVPVPEILGRKGQIYQAILNLVTNAAQAIGDRVGTITIGVAAEFTAGAHPSEVRLFVADDGPGMPPEVSQRIFEPYFSTKTASTGTGLGLAIVNGIVTGHEGEILVRSVVGEGTRFDLLFPPHIPAAASQGD, encoded by the coding sequence ATGGAACGCCTCGAGCAACTGGAGTCGGCGGATCTGCAGACCCGTAGAGTTCTTCTGCGAAGGATTTGCATTTTCGCGGCTGCGGCATCGAGTTTGATTTCCACTGCGATATTTTGCGGGTGGCTCAGCTTTTCGATGCCGCTGGCGCGCGCGGTGCCTTTGGCGTTTGAAATGCGGCCCAACGCGGCGTTGGGCTTCGCGGCGTTGGGCCTGGCGCTGCTCGCATTGCAACGCGATCGGATGCGTCTTGGGTTCGCCTGCGCCTTGTTCGCCACGTTCGTTGGCGGCGCGACGATCCTCGAATATTTCGGGGCGCCGTTCTCGATCGACTCGCTTGCCGTCCGCGACTGGTCTGGAACCCACAGCCCCTATCCCGGCCGTGTCGCACCCAACACTGCGACGGTACTGACCCTGCTGGGCGTCGCCCTGGCTATTCTGACGCGTTCGAAGGACCGCCATACACACGTTCTCGTCGCCCAGTTCGTGCCCCTGGCGGCGCTCGCGCTGGTGTTCGAAGCGGTGGCCGGCCACCTCGGCCAATCGTCCTTCGCTGCCAGCTGGTGGGCGCCGCAGGCGATGTCGTTCCCGTCGATCGTGTGCGCGCTCTGCGTCGGCACCGGACTCATCGCCTATAGCTGGCAGTTCGAGACGGCCAAGATATCCCGCGTGCCGCTCTGGGTGCCTCCGATCTATTGCTTCCTCGTCGCATTGGTGGACGTGTACACGCCCCTGGAGGTCAATGCGGGCATCCTGTATATCCCGCTGGTGCTGTTTGCGTGGTGGTTCGAGCGCGCGCAGACGGCGATCCTGCTTGCGGGTTTTGCGAGCATCCTGATTTTGCTGGGGCTCTTCTCGTCGCCCCGCGGGCACATTCCGCTGGAGATCGTCCTGGTCAATCGAGGATTGGCGATAGGCAGCGTCTGGGTCGTCGCCGCGCTGGTCTACGCGCAGCATCGCGTCCGCAAGCGCCTGCGGCAGAGCGAGCATCATTTCGCGGTGGCACAGCAGATCGCGGACGTCGGCAGCTTCGAGCTGCATTTCGCGGACAGAAGGTTGCGAACCAGCGATGCATTCGCTGCGATGCATGGGCTCGCGCCGCAAACGCCCGCCAACTGGGACGATTTTCTCCGTACTGCAGTGCCCCCCGATGAGCGTCCCGCGATCGAGGAGATGCTTGCAACTGCGCAGCAAGGGACGCGGTCGCGCGACCTGGACTATAGCTTCGTGCGGCCCGACGGCACCGTCAGGAACGCATTGATGCATTGCGACCTGCTATATGATGCAGCCGGGCAGCCGGCGGGCATCATCGGCGTGGTGCACGATGTGACGGAGGTCAAAAGGGCGCGCGTTCGCGCCGCCGACCTGGAGGGGCAGCTGCGTCACGCCCAGAAGCTCGAGGCCCTGGGCACGCTGGCCGGCAGCATCGCGCACGATATGAACAACACGCTGGTCCCAATCACTACCCTTGCACCCTTGCTGATGGAGACTGCCGAGCCCTCCGACCGGCATGTGCTGGAGATCATGCTGAAGGCAGCACGGCGCGCGAAGGAGCTCGTGCGCGAGATGCTCGTGTTCAGCCGCAAGGACGAGAGCGAGCCGGAGCGCTTTTGCCTCGATCAACTGGTCGCGGAGGCACTGGTCATCCTTCGCGCGGGCGTGCCGACGAACATCGCGATCGTGGAAGATATGGTTCCGGTTCCGGAGATCCTGGGCAGGAAAGGGCAAATCTACCAGGCGATCCTCAACCTGGTGACCAACGCGGCGCAGGCGATTGGGGACCGTGTGGGCACCATCACCATCGGTGTCGCTGCCGAATTCACGGCTGGTGCCCATCCGAGCGAGGTCCGGCTGTTTGTGGCGGACGATGGACCGGGCATGCCGCCGGAGGTGTCGCAGCGTATTTTCGAGCCCTATTTCAGTACCAAGACGGCCTCCACCGGCACCGGCTTGGGCCTGGCGATCGTCAATGGGATCGTGACTGGTCACGAGGGCGAGATCCTCGTTCGAAGCGTGGTCGGCGAAGGTACCCGGTTCGACCTACTATTCCCGCCACACATACCAGCTGCTGCGTCCCAAGGAGATTGA
- a CDS encoding DEAD/DEAH box helicase, with translation MELKDYQLRALDQLRFFLDKCRSSDFAAAYRATLARTEAGQRAEGDKAADYARGGYTPVEGLEAETPYCCIRLPTGGGKTLLAAHAVKVAATEWMDRARVPVLWLVPSGAILNQTVDALKQPRHPYRRALEDAFGAVAVFDVDERRQIRPRDLIDKTVVIVATMQTFRVQNTGDRNVYRTDENLEDHFREASPAEGLEVEEEGPRRGQIKLSFANLLYRQRPLVILDEAHNFMTGLAGAVKQRLRPSAIIELTATPANRSNVISAATAAELKAAEMIKMPIHLSQHGSWQQAVNAAVMNRAWLEEIGARDPGRIRPIALYQAQAATEGAEATVDKLKQHLIDVERVPETAIAVATGDQRELDGVNLFDPDCAIEHVITVQALKEGWDCSFAYVFCSVAGMRSAGAVEQLLGRVLRMPFAKRRASEELNRAYAHVSEKSFNDAANGLTDTLTHMGFDESEARKAIIQTQQDELALEGGDAGPLYALPPQAPVMRLNERPSIGDWSLEAQGAVRMAEDGAGGVVLTVKADAPEAVQREVAAAIEPISPGAVEAVERFILQAQAARSPAERGVRFEVPRLHLMIQGELDLAEPESFIELAGWDPNDDPAKAELPAFTFEEVAEGYAFDIDGDRIVYRQLVGAIELALDEDTHWDAAALARFLDQTTRKAHTAQPVHAEYCRRVVDRLIDGRGMALAALVRGKYALRRAVIARVQQLRDQAAAQGVQLFLNGLGEPQAPDLHAFRFQPYRYSPDGRYEGRFRPAKHFYAAMGKLNGFEEECARAIDALDAVETWVRNGVTAPDNYSIPVGGGNFFPDMVAKLRDGRLLVLEPKGRVDEGDLEKERVGRRFAEASGGRLLFAMIRQNDSQGRDAAAQIRAALS, from the coding sequence ATGGAACTCAAGGACTATCAGCTGCGCGCGCTCGACCAGCTGCGTTTCTTCCTCGACAAGTGCCGCAGCAGCGACTTCGCGGCGGCGTATCGCGCGACGCTGGCGCGGACCGAGGCGGGGCAGCGCGCCGAAGGCGATAAGGCGGCGGACTATGCACGCGGCGGCTATACGCCGGTGGAGGGGCTGGAGGCCGAAACGCCCTATTGCTGCATCCGCCTGCCCACCGGCGGCGGCAAGACGCTGCTCGCCGCGCATGCGGTGAAGGTCGCGGCAACCGAATGGATGGACCGGGCGCGGGTGCCGGTGCTGTGGCTGGTGCCTTCGGGGGCGATCCTCAACCAGACGGTGGATGCGCTCAAGCAGCCGCGGCATCCGTATCGCCGCGCGCTGGAAGACGCGTTCGGCGCGGTGGCGGTGTTCGATGTGGACGAGCGGCGCCAGATCCGGCCGCGCGACCTGATCGACAAGACGGTGGTGATCGTCGCGACGATGCAGACGTTCCGCGTGCAGAATACCGGCGACCGCAACGTCTATCGTACCGACGAGAATCTGGAGGACCATTTCCGCGAGGCCAGCCCGGCCGAGGGGCTGGAAGTGGAGGAGGAAGGCCCGCGCCGCGGGCAGATCAAGCTGAGCTTCGCCAACCTGCTGTATCGCCAGCGCCCGCTGGTGATCCTGGACGAGGCGCACAACTTCATGACCGGGCTTGCCGGCGCGGTGAAGCAGCGGCTGCGGCCTTCGGCGATCATCGAGCTCACCGCGACGCCGGCGAACCGATCCAACGTCATTTCGGCAGCGACTGCCGCCGAGCTGAAGGCGGCCGAGATGATCAAGATGCCGATCCATCTGAGCCAGCATGGCAGCTGGCAGCAGGCCGTGAACGCCGCGGTGATGAATCGCGCGTGGCTGGAGGAGATCGGCGCGCGCGATCCCGGGCGCATCCGCCCGATCGCGCTGTATCAGGCGCAAGCGGCGACTGAAGGCGCCGAGGCGACGGTCGACAAGCTCAAGCAGCATCTAATCGACGTGGAGCGCGTGCCCGAAACGGCGATCGCGGTGGCGACGGGCGACCAGCGCGAGCTGGACGGGGTGAACCTGTTCGATCCCGATTGCGCCATCGAGCATGTCATCACGGTGCAGGCGCTGAAGGAGGGCTGGGACTGTTCGTTCGCCTATGTTTTCTGCTCGGTGGCGGGGATGCGATCGGCCGGGGCAGTGGAGCAGTTGCTGGGGCGGGTGCTCCGCATGCCGTTCGCCAAGCGGCGGGCCTCGGAAGAGCTGAACCGGGCCTATGCGCATGTTTCCGAGAAGAGCTTCAACGACGCCGCGAACGGGCTGACCGATACGCTGACGCATATGGGATTCGACGAGAGCGAGGCGCGAAAGGCGATCATCCAGACGCAGCAGGACGAACTGGCGCTGGAAGGCGGCGATGCGGGGCCGCTATATGCCCTGCCGCCACAGGCGCCGGTGATGCGACTGAACGAGCGGCCGAGCATCGGCGACTGGTCGCTGGAAGCGCAGGGTGCGGTGCGGATGGCCGAGGACGGCGCTGGCGGGGTGGTGCTGACCGTGAAGGCCGATGCACCCGAAGCGGTGCAGCGCGAAGTGGCGGCGGCGATCGAGCCGATCTCGCCGGGTGCGGTGGAGGCCGTCGAGCGTTTCATCTTGCAAGCGCAGGCAGCGAGATCGCCCGCCGAGCGCGGGGTGCGCTTCGAGGTGCCGCGGCTGCACCTGATGATCCAGGGCGAGCTCGACCTGGCCGAGCCCGAGAGCTTCATCGAGCTGGCGGGCTGGGATCCGAACGACGATCCGGCCAAGGCCGAGCTGCCGGCCTTTACGTTCGAGGAAGTGGCCGAGGGCTATGCTTTCGACATCGATGGGGACCGGATCGTCTATCGCCAGCTGGTCGGGGCGATCGAGCTGGCGCTCGACGAGGATACGCATTGGGACGCGGCGGCGCTGGCGCGCTTCCTCGACCAGACGACGCGCAAGGCGCATACCGCGCAGCCGGTGCATGCCGAATATTGCCGGCGGGTGGTCGATCGGCTGATCGACGGGCGGGGCATGGCGCTCGCGGCGCTGGTGCGCGGCAAATATGCACTGCGGCGCGCGGTGATCGCGCGGGTGCAGCAATTGCGCGATCAGGCGGCGGCGCAAGGCGTGCAGCTGTTCTTGAACGGGTTGGGCGAGCCGCAGGCGCCCGATCTGCATGCGTTTCGCTTCCAGCCCTATCGGTATAGCCCGGACGGACGATATGAAGGGCGGTTCCGGCCGGCGAAGCATTTCTATGCCGCGATGGGGAAGCTCAACGGCTTCGAGGAGGAATGCGCGCGGGCGATCGATGCGCTGGACGCAGTCGAGACCTGGGTGCGCAACGGCGTGACCGCGCCGGATAATTATTCGATCCCCGTGGGCGGCGGGAATTTCTTCCCGGACATGGTCGCCAAGCTGCGGGACGGGCGGCTGCTCGTGCTCGAGCCCAAAGGCCGTGTCGACGAAGGCGATCTCGAGAAGGAGCGGGTGGGGCGCCGGTTCGCCGAGGCGAGCGGGGGGCGGCTATTGTTCGCGATGATCCGGCAGAATGATTCGCAAGGGCGCGATGCCGCGGCACAGATTCGGGCGGCGCTGTCGTAA